From a region of the Paenibacillus sp. R14(2021) genome:
- a CDS encoding glycosyl hydrolase → MKVHSQQPADFIVQRNDSPKQLNWGRVKQFAVALETSGMTDGDMAAIASPSGPRVRFYTGISAEMKALSLIAEFQTDARDTPLTLSIPWSRIGNTDHSVLLQYAGYAVRLYVDGIMVDEDWPMGEVDLTEAVIQVNAGIGSVTIWKETVMPEEGLPELADQYLGEEPATVQYWRPRGFNTGVGDCMPYFDGTTFRLYYLYDRRGHASKWGLGAHQWSQIATKDFRTWEHHPIAVGITDEEEGSICTGSVFFKDGTYYAFYAVRAVDGSPARLTYAVSEDGIRFAKTDADIRLSERFTLASVRDPHVWQDKQGSYHMLVTTSLVDANRPRGCLVHLASNNLTEWEEIGPFIIPGYHDEPECPDFFEWNGWYYLIFSNDGLARYRYSRTMEGPWLRPEMDVLDCVQWRVPKTAPFPEGRRIAAGFLSSPGVYAGELVFRELVQQADGSLGLAFVPELREEAGPANSFDACTLDDFNGFISRNVGAFGSGYVLTFDVTAQYANMYLGFSVSGSESFADGYDVRFEPSARKVGIHRIHARSLLEDESSSIYHVAGLSEKVSVEAVIKKGWIDLCVNGSRTLISRIDGAHQQLRLFAQFGSAAFENMIIRQVEE, encoded by the coding sequence ATGAAAGTACATTCACAACAGCCGGCTGATTTCATCGTTCAGAGGAACGATTCGCCGAAGCAGCTAAATTGGGGGCGAGTGAAGCAGTTTGCGGTTGCTCTCGAAACCTCAGGCATGACTGATGGGGATATGGCTGCAATAGCATCCCCGAGCGGTCCTAGGGTGCGCTTCTACACGGGAATATCGGCTGAAATGAAAGCGTTGTCTCTGATCGCTGAATTTCAAACGGATGCGAGGGATACGCCGCTGACGTTATCCATTCCTTGGTCACGCATCGGGAATACGGACCATTCGGTTCTGCTGCAATATGCAGGTTATGCTGTGCGGTTATACGTGGACGGTATCATGGTCGACGAGGATTGGCCGATGGGAGAAGTCGACCTGACCGAGGCTGTTATCCAGGTGAATGCCGGCATCGGCAGCGTAACGATCTGGAAGGAAACGGTCATGCCGGAAGAAGGGCTTCCCGAGCTTGCGGATCAATATCTGGGCGAAGAACCGGCAACCGTCCAGTATTGGCGTCCGCGCGGATTCAATACGGGCGTCGGCGACTGTATGCCGTATTTCGACGGAACAACGTTTAGACTCTATTATCTCTACGACCGCCGCGGCCATGCCAGCAAATGGGGGCTAGGCGCCCATCAATGGTCGCAAATCGCAACGAAGGATTTCCGGACATGGGAGCACCATCCTATTGCAGTCGGCATCACGGATGAAGAAGAAGGGTCGATCTGCACCGGCTCCGTTTTCTTCAAGGATGGCACCTACTATGCGTTCTATGCCGTCCGCGCCGTTGATGGATCTCCGGCCCGCCTGACGTATGCGGTCAGCGAAGACGGTATCCGCTTTGCGAAGACCGACGCCGATATTCGGCTGTCGGAGCGCTTCACGCTTGCGTCTGTCCGCGATCCGCATGTATGGCAGGATAAACAAGGATCGTATCATATGCTCGTCACGACAAGTCTCGTTGATGCGAACAGGCCGCGAGGCTGCCTCGTGCATCTCGCTTCGAACAACCTGACCGAATGGGAAGAGATTGGGCCGTTCATCATCCCGGGGTATCACGATGAACCGGAGTGTCCGGATTTCTTCGAATGGAATGGATGGTATTATCTTATCTTCAGCAATGACGGGCTGGCCCGTTACCGTTATTCGCGAACGATGGAGGGGCCATGGCTGCGGCCGGAGATGGACGTCCTCGACTGCGTGCAGTGGCGAGTGCCCAAGACGGCACCATTCCCGGAAGGGCGGCGGATTGCTGCCGGCTTCTTGTCTTCACCGGGCGTATACGCCGGAGAGCTCGTCTTTCGCGAGTTGGTGCAGCAAGCGGACGGTTCACTGGGGCTTGCATTCGTACCCGAGCTGAGGGAGGAGGCAGGTCCGGCCAACTCGTTTGACGCTTGCACGTTGGATGATTTTAATGGCTTCATCTCTCGAAATGTCGGGGCTTTTGGCTCGGGTTACGTGCTTACGTTTGATGTCACCGCTCAGTATGCGAACATGTATCTCGGTTTCTCTGTATCGGGCTCGGAGAGCTTCGCGGACGGGTACGATGTCAGGTTCGAGCCGTCGGCCCGCAAGGTCGGCATTCACCGTATCCATGCGCGTTCGCTGCTGGAGGACGAATCCTCGTCCATCTATCACGTAGCAGGGCTGTCCGAGAAGGTTTCCGTCGAAGCTGTCATCAAGAAGGGATGGATCGACCTGTGCGTCAATGGCAGCCGGACGCTTATTTCCAGAATCGACGGGGCACATCAACAGCTTCGGTTATTCGCTCAGTTCGGCTCGGCAGCCTTTGAAAACATGATCATCCGGCAGGTCGAGGAATAA
- a CDS encoding cell wall metabolism sensor histidine kinase WalK translates to MTKSLYVRTVLIFIAAVMISLIMAFILAIHMYSSNVKSMAEGQMIALGKKMISGMNEAPPSSLPNIIRNIVDLPGTRVKILDENGKTIAYGDGGSGKETPILQKQLALVIQGGVYRGKVAYNKEHSGPPSFLIGLPFQMEGKPYALYISPEINKLLDEFRKFTLTVLTSVLITGSLLILLAARYIVKPVQRLTEAAKRMAKGDFGIVLQSRRRDELGALTAGFNEMARSLRMLDKLRSDFVNNVAHEIQSPLTSITGFSKALRTKQMSEEERRQYLTIIEEESQRLSRLSTNLLQLSVLQQNSKLHHPAYLRLDEQLRRSIIASEPQWSAKGIQPELELEAVTAYGDADSLEQVWHNLINNSIKFSPAGGRIEITMSREDGFAIVGITDYGHGIEPDELPHIFTPFYKADKSRDYAVKGNGLGLSIVKEIVDMHRGTIEAKSRPGVQTVFTVRIPVQPVEEIV, encoded by the coding sequence ATGACTAAGTCGCTGTACGTCAGGACGGTGCTTATTTTCATTGCGGCCGTCATGATCAGCCTCATCATGGCGTTCATTCTTGCGATCCATATGTACAGCAGCAACGTAAAGTCAATGGCGGAAGGGCAGATGATCGCCCTCGGCAAGAAAATGATCTCGGGCATGAACGAGGCGCCGCCCAGCAGCCTGCCTAACATCATCCGCAATATCGTGGATCTACCCGGCACGCGGGTCAAAATCCTCGACGAGAACGGCAAAACGATCGCTTACGGCGACGGAGGCAGCGGCAAGGAAACACCGATCTTACAAAAGCAGCTGGCGCTTGTGATTCAAGGCGGCGTCTACCGGGGCAAGGTCGCCTATAACAAAGAGCATTCCGGTCCGCCATCATTCCTGATCGGTTTGCCTTTCCAGATGGAAGGCAAGCCGTACGCGCTCTATATTTCGCCGGAAATCAACAAGCTGCTGGACGAGTTTCGCAAATTCACGCTAACCGTTCTTACGAGCGTACTAATTACCGGCAGTTTGCTCATCCTGCTGGCTGCCCGTTACATCGTAAAGCCGGTGCAGCGGCTGACGGAAGCGGCAAAACGGATGGCCAAGGGAGACTTCGGCATCGTGCTGCAATCCCGCCGCAGGGACGAGCTCGGCGCATTGACGGCAGGCTTTAACGAGATGGCGAGGTCGCTGCGCATGCTGGATAAGCTGCGGTCGGATTTTGTCAATAACGTCGCGCATGAAATCCAATCGCCGCTGACGTCCATTACCGGTTTCTCCAAGGCGCTGCGGACGAAGCAGATGTCGGAGGAAGAGCGCCGCCAGTACTTGACCATTATCGAGGAAGAGAGCCAGCGCTTGTCCAGGCTCAGCACCAATCTGCTCCAATTGTCGGTGCTCCAGCAGAATTCCAAGCTCCATCATCCCGCATATTTGCGGCTGGATGAGCAGCTTCGCCGCAGCATCATCGCCAGCGAACCGCAGTGGAGCGCCAAGGGGATCCAGCCGGAGCTTGAGCTGGAGGCTGTCACGGCATACGGGGATGCGGATAGTCTGGAACAGGTGTGGCATAATTTGATAAACAACAGCATTAAATTCTCGCCTGCCGGAGGCAGGATCGAAATTACGATGTCACGCGAAGACGGCTTCGCAATCGTGGGCATCACCGATTACGGGCATGGGATAGAGCCGGACGAGCTTCCGCATATTTTCACGCCGTTCTACAAAGCGGACAAGTCGCGCGACTACGCCGTCAAGGGCAACGGCCTTGGGCTGTCCATCGTGAAGGAAATCGTGGACATGCACCGCGGAACCATCGAGGCGAAGAGCCGCCCAGGCGTGCAAACCGTGTTCACCGTTCGCATTCCGGTTCAGCCGGTCGAAGAGATTGTATAA
- a CDS encoding MFS transporter codes for MRMLASYPKEIKVFLLASLINAIGSALMWPLVTMFVFDELGRSMTDAGLVILIQSLGGIMGQLLGGSLYHRLGVKKLIIGALALNACGLLLLPLLSQSWPVFIVMMGLIGLFNALSFPAIQAFIGFRFADRRGELFNVVYIANNIGVAIGTALSGFLADFSYQLSFVMNGLTSGVFAVFFLFYLKRVGTGSDSGAAVRMKKLAPQDTGIWTLLKDVRLYLFMALGGMLINLGNSIWNTGVSPFIIEHGMSKQMFGFLWTFNGILIFIAQPLTNFIKRNAAKTITSQLTASALLYLAGYAAILAMHSFPGMVLGMLLTTFGEMLIAPAIPAFLSENGGKQAPFYLGLAGGIGSAGRVIGPYVMGSLYDSGGLTPVAWLAVLTAALSTATFIVHAVLHRQKPVAGSQLREAAAGIE; via the coding sequence ATGCGAATGCTTGCTTCATATCCGAAAGAAATCAAAGTCTTTTTGCTTGCCAGCCTGATCAATGCAATCGGCAGCGCATTGATGTGGCCGCTCGTCACAATGTTTGTGTTCGATGAGCTCGGACGCAGCATGACGGACGCGGGTCTCGTCATTCTCATTCAATCGCTCGGCGGCATCATGGGTCAACTGCTGGGCGGCAGCCTCTATCATCGCCTCGGCGTAAAGAAGCTGATTATCGGCGCGTTGGCGCTCAATGCATGCGGGCTGCTGCTGCTGCCGCTGCTTAGCCAGTCTTGGCCTGTATTTATCGTGATGATGGGACTTATCGGGCTGTTCAATGCCCTGTCGTTTCCTGCGATACAAGCATTCATCGGTTTCCGATTTGCCGACCGGCGCGGCGAGCTGTTCAACGTCGTGTATATTGCCAACAATATCGGCGTTGCCATCGGTACGGCGCTCAGCGGATTTCTGGCTGATTTCTCGTACCAGCTGAGCTTTGTGATGAACGGCTTGACGTCGGGCGTATTCGCTGTGTTCTTCCTCTTCTATCTGAAACGCGTCGGTACCGGCAGCGACAGCGGCGCGGCCGTGCGCATGAAGAAACTCGCTCCTCAGGATACGGGGATTTGGACGCTGCTCAAGGATGTTCGCCTCTACTTGTTCATGGCGCTTGGCGGCATGCTCATTAATCTCGGCAACAGCATCTGGAACACCGGCGTGTCGCCGTTTATTATCGAGCATGGCATGTCGAAGCAGATGTTCGGCTTCCTCTGGACATTCAACGGCATTCTGATCTTCATTGCCCAGCCGCTCACGAACTTCATCAAGCGCAATGCGGCCAAAACGATAACGTCGCAGCTAACGGCGAGCGCCTTGCTCTATCTTGCCGGTTATGCCGCGATTCTGGCGATGCACAGCTTCCCCGGCATGGTGCTCGGCATGCTGCTTACGACTTTCGGCGAGATGCTGATCGCCCCGGCTATTCCGGCGTTCCTTAGCGAGAACGGCGGCAAGCAAGCGCCGTTCTACCTTGGACTTGCGGGCGGCATCGGATCCGCGGGCCGCGTCATCGGCCCTTATGTCATGGGCAGTCTCTACGATAGCGGCGGATTGACGCCGGTGGCTTGGCTGGCGGTACTGACCGCCGCATTGTCGACTGCCACGTTCATCGTGCATGCGGTTCTGCATCGGCAGAAGCCGGTTGCCGGCAGTCAGCTTCGCGAAGCGGCTGCGGGGATAGAATGA
- a CDS encoding AraC family transcriptional regulator — MPPRSKNHSVRWEYHQEHAASFGRQVPELIMLGFDRFQEASPLYDHRHERCYEFVYVENGKVTWEVEDGVYPSHTGQFFHTRPGEWHRARLNFIEPCSIWWMIVISPSERRDWLGFADEDRQRMQASLACLPRIVSADVRVREQFLKLRGLLAQGTEADAFRVRHYVLDLLLHLLYPPVARQIPVDLHEAVLALTGAIEAEPARRWANKELAAKAGVSESHFYRLFQDLHGQSPANYIDRLRMNRACELLRQPGANVTNVAMDLGYKTSQHFATVFKKYIGVSPTQWRASPD; from the coding sequence GTGCCTCCTCGCAGCAAAAATCATTCTGTTCGCTGGGAATACCATCAGGAGCATGCAGCCTCATTCGGCAGGCAAGTACCCGAGCTGATCATGCTCGGCTTTGACCGCTTTCAGGAAGCCTCTCCGCTCTACGATCATCGGCATGAGCGCTGCTATGAATTCGTGTACGTCGAGAACGGCAAAGTGACGTGGGAGGTCGAAGACGGCGTCTATCCGTCGCATACGGGTCAATTTTTTCATACGCGGCCGGGGGAATGGCATCGAGCGCGGCTTAATTTTATCGAGCCATGCAGCATCTGGTGGATGATCGTCATCTCCCCTTCCGAACGGCGGGACTGGCTTGGCTTCGCCGACGAGGACCGGCAGCGGATGCAAGCCTCGCTCGCTTGCCTCCCTCGCATCGTCTCAGCGGATGTCCGCGTTCGCGAGCAGTTTCTGAAGCTCCGGGGGCTGCTTGCGCAGGGTACGGAAGCGGATGCGTTCCGGGTGCGCCATTATGTGCTTGACCTGCTGCTCCATCTGCTCTATCCGCCTGTTGCGCGGCAAATACCGGTCGATCTGCATGAAGCGGTGCTCGCACTCACGGGTGCGATCGAAGCGGAGCCTGCGCGGCGCTGGGCGAACAAGGAGCTGGCGGCCAAGGCAGGCGTAAGCGAGTCGCATTTCTACCGGCTGTTTCAAGACTTGCACGGGCAATCGCCGGCGAATTATATCGACAGGCTGCGGATGAACCGGGCTTGCGAGCTGCTCCGCCAGCCGGGAGCGAACGTCACGAATGTTGCCATGGATCTCGGCTATAAGACCAGCCAGCATTTTGCCACCGTATTCAAGAAATATATCGGCGTTTCGCCTACGCAGTGGCGAGCTTCGCCTGATTGA
- a CDS encoding phosphatase PAP2 family protein: protein MKRFFPLISMLIFPVMGWLYAWTNNPNQQVYSLMTDLDRAIPLVKIFVLPYSVWIFYIYACLIYFFIKDPSVYRRSLITYVVCALICYGVYLVFQTTVPRPLLTGDDPFTRLLAFVYHRDQPFNCFPSIHCFSSFMVMKALYGSKFRNRINQTLIYGMSTLIIVSTFFIKQHTVLDAASGILLADIVYRLVTRLERRAVYRTQPVAQRANM from the coding sequence ATGAAACGATTTTTTCCATTGATCAGCATGCTTATTTTCCCTGTGATGGGCTGGCTTTACGCATGGACAAATAATCCGAATCAGCAAGTATACAGCCTCATGACGGACTTGGATCGAGCGATTCCGCTCGTCAAAATATTCGTGCTGCCTTATTCCGTTTGGATCTTCTATATCTACGCCTGCCTCATCTATTTCTTCATCAAGGATCCTTCCGTTTATCGGAGATCACTCATTACGTACGTCGTTTGCGCGCTGATTTGCTATGGCGTTTATCTCGTGTTCCAGACGACGGTTCCGCGGCCTTTGTTAACGGGAGATGACCCCTTTACGCGACTGCTCGCATTCGTCTATCACCGCGACCAGCCGTTTAATTGTTTCCCAAGCATCCACTGCTTCTCAAGCTTCATGGTCATGAAAGCCTTATACGGAAGCAAGTTCCGCAACCGTATTAATCAAACACTGATTTACGGCATGTCCACACTGATTATCGTATCGACGTTCTTCATCAAGCAGCATACCGTGCTGGATGCGGCGAGCGGCATTCTGCTTGCCGATATCGTATACCGCCTCGTCACCCGTTTGGAACGCAGAGCCGTCTACCGGACGCAGCCGGTCGCGCAGCGGGCCAATATGTAA
- a CDS encoding response regulator transcription factor, which translates to MAKIAVVDDDAHIRELVKLYLRDEGFEIIEFANGEAAWSYISDHSVDMVIMDIMMPRMDGWELCRRLRASGDMPILMITAKGESEEKIKGFQLGTDDYLTKPFDPMELVVRVKALLKRYRITASQKIAVGGIILDRLAYQIIHKDSDEVVTIPLKEFELLYKLASHPGQLFTRAALIEQIWGFEYEGDERTVDVHIKRLRERFAAYEEKFRIVTLRGLGYRLEVLHD; encoded by the coding sequence ATGGCGAAAATTGCTGTTGTAGATGATGATGCGCATATTCGGGAGCTCGTAAAGCTCTATCTGCGCGATGAAGGTTTCGAGATTATCGAGTTCGCGAACGGCGAAGCGGCCTGGAGCTATATATCGGATCATTCGGTCGATATGGTGATTATGGATATCATGATGCCGCGCATGGATGGCTGGGAGCTGTGCCGAAGGCTGCGCGCATCGGGCGATATGCCGATACTCATGATTACGGCCAAAGGAGAATCCGAAGAGAAAATCAAAGGGTTTCAGCTCGGCACGGACGATTACTTGACGAAGCCGTTCGATCCCATGGAGCTTGTCGTTCGCGTCAAGGCGCTCCTGAAGCGATACCGGATTACTGCTTCCCAGAAAATCGCAGTCGGCGGCATCATTCTTGACCGGCTTGCTTATCAGATCATTCATAAGGATTCAGACGAAGTGGTGACGATCCCGCTGAAGGAATTCGAGCTGTTATATAAGCTGGCGAGCCATCCCGGGCAGCTCTTCACGCGGGCGGCGCTGATCGAGCAGATCTGGGGCTTTGAATACGAAGGCGACGAGCGGACGGTAGACGTTCATATCAAAAGATTACGTGAGCGCTTTGCAGCTTATGAAGAAAAGTTTCGAATCGTGACTCTCCGCGGACTCGGCTACCGGCTGGAGGTGCTCCATGACTAA
- a CDS encoding phytanoyl-CoA dioxygenase family protein — protein MSVIPYQVTEEDKRRFQEDGYWISPKLLDDDTIARLREAHERIWNSKYDGFGLPMHHFTMPANPHALRKFDNGWWINDEVHSVVTDRNLGHMAAELLNEDSIRLWHDQVIYKPGTNGQETSAGNVGWHQDYGYWRVSSTTNMVTVWIALQDTDLNNGGMMTILGSHKWGAVEGSDTFFEQDMGKLRAKFATRDWVEEPCILKAGQASFHHALTFHGSGTNYSSDPRLSVVAHLMPGDTYFREVRQRHDNLKLLGARPQPGMRFDREEYFPTLYTR, from the coding sequence ATGAGTGTAATTCCGTATCAGGTGACTGAAGAAGATAAGCGCCGATTCCAAGAGGACGGCTATTGGATCAGCCCGAAGCTGCTGGACGATGACACGATCGCGCGTCTGCGCGAAGCACATGAACGCATCTGGAACAGCAAGTACGACGGCTTCGGCCTGCCGATGCATCACTTTACGATGCCGGCGAACCCGCACGCGCTGCGCAAGTTCGATAACGGCTGGTGGATCAACGACGAGGTACACAGCGTCGTGACCGACCGGAACCTCGGCCATATGGCCGCCGAGCTGCTGAACGAAGACTCGATCCGGTTGTGGCATGATCAAGTGATCTACAAGCCCGGAACGAATGGGCAGGAGACGAGCGCGGGCAATGTAGGCTGGCATCAGGATTATGGCTATTGGCGGGTCAGCAGCACGACGAATATGGTTACGGTATGGATCGCACTGCAGGATACCGATCTGAACAACGGCGGCATGATGACGATTCTGGGCTCGCACAAATGGGGAGCGGTGGAAGGCAGCGACACGTTCTTCGAGCAGGACATGGGCAAGCTAAGGGCCAAATTCGCCACGCGGGATTGGGTCGAGGAGCCGTGCATCCTGAAAGCCGGCCAGGCGAGCTTCCATCATGCGCTGACATTCCACGGTTCGGGCACGAACTATTCCAGCGATCCACGCCTGTCGGTCGTCGCGCACCTCATGCCGGGCGACACCTACTTCCGGGAAGTGAGACAGCGGCATGACAACCTGAAATTGCTGGGGGCGCGTCCGCAGCCGGGGATGCGATTCGACCGGGAGGAATATTTTCCGACACTGTACACCCGATAA
- a CDS encoding efflux RND transporter permease subunit — protein sequence MNGLTRFSLKNSVAVIILCVLVLGVGFYSSTKIKQQTFPDVTFPAIFIQTVYPGASTEEVESEVTKPVEQSLLGFKGYDSFTSTSSENSASIFMMYPFGTKMDDKISDAEGAIAKLNLPDKAKVTVQRLSFGQAPIYEAAVFSSKADTAALQKTLEEQVVPKLEKVNGVSSVTLKGAVSQELKIVVDKDKAAQHGISLSAIQGAIQSLDYALPLGSVSQDDNTIPIRLVGKIGSLDQIKSLEIGGGAGAAQSAAFGGGQGAAGQGQGFGGKAGQGAGAGAAASAGQSIQPAAKVKLSDIAEVTTVSSQDEITRYNGQASFIIGVVKTQDANTADVSDDVKDVLAGFQKTADLDVRLIQDQGADIKHSVSSLIEEGLYGALFCVIIIYLFLRNIRATLISIISLPISIFATIALMNEMGYTLNIMTLGGIAVSIGRIVDDSIVVIENIYRWRQEKGSEMNGKELAFRATREVISAVGSSTIATVVVFLPLAFVTGIIGEFFRPFAISVVISILCSLLVAMMLIPVLGAKFFNRIKPHKEGGRFIASYERLIRGALKRKAWVLTLAIVLLLASFGTIPLLGVAFLPAGSIASIAVDVKLPAKSALEQTNAVSEKVESYLKTLKDVDNYQAVIGGIENPFVQIAATNTATFKVQFKEDADIDTNAVIDKVGADLKGIVTKEAPDATVNVKEGEQNGPPAGNEVQVSLYSDDLNALSKAAVQVENLMKANGDVKDVSNNLKDVTPKWVLSLNQTAKDLNVSSFQVVAAVNERLRPVDVGSYTLDSKNWDITMAYKQQITSQAELEDITIPTAAGVKKLSDLVDVSVANAPVSINHEDGKTYAQVSSNVKDTSKTGAVTKRITSDIDSLSLPPNVDVKIGGGSDMINSGFQSIGIAMGAAIGLVFLVMSMTFGGLRTPLIILSSLLFVPVGSLGALLVTGNALSMSAMIGMLMLVGIVVTNAVVLLDRVEKNFHSGIELREAIVEASKTRLRPILMTACATVLALLPLALSKSSTSLISGGLAITVIGGLVTSTLLTLVVVPVIYELTGKKRKPKAEVNF from the coding sequence ATGAATGGTTTGACTCGATTTAGTTTGAAAAACAGCGTGGCTGTCATTATTCTGTGCGTGCTTGTCCTTGGCGTCGGATTTTATTCGTCGACGAAGATCAAGCAGCAGACATTCCCGGATGTGACTTTCCCAGCAATCTTCATCCAAACGGTGTACCCGGGAGCTTCGACGGAAGAAGTCGAATCCGAAGTCACGAAGCCCGTGGAGCAGAGCCTGCTTGGGTTTAAAGGCTATGATTCATTTACGAGCACAAGCTCGGAGAACTCGGCCAGCATCTTTATGATGTACCCGTTCGGCACCAAGATGGACGATAAAATCAGTGACGCGGAGGGCGCGATCGCGAAGCTGAATCTGCCGGACAAAGCCAAGGTTACGGTTCAGCGGCTGTCCTTCGGCCAAGCGCCGATCTATGAAGCGGCCGTATTCTCAAGCAAAGCAGATACCGCCGCGCTGCAGAAAACGCTCGAAGAGCAGGTCGTGCCGAAGCTGGAGAAGGTAAACGGCGTCAGCTCGGTGACGCTCAAGGGCGCCGTCTCCCAAGAACTGAAAATCGTCGTCGATAAGGATAAAGCGGCGCAGCATGGCATCTCGCTGAGCGCGATCCAGGGCGCGATCCAATCGCTCGATTACGCGCTGCCGCTTGGTTCGGTCAGCCAAGACGACAACACGATTCCAATCCGTCTCGTGGGCAAGATCGGTTCGCTGGATCAAATCAAGAGCCTGGAAATCGGCGGCGGCGCAGGGGCAGCCCAAAGCGCGGCGTTTGGCGGCGGGCAAGGTGCTGCCGGGCAGGGACAAGGATTTGGAGGCAAGGCTGGTCAAGGCGCCGGCGCGGGAGCCGCGGCCTCCGCCGGGCAGAGTATCCAGCCAGCGGCTAAAGTGAAGCTGTCCGATATCGCGGAAGTCACGACCGTCTCTTCGCAGGACGAAATTACGCGCTATAACGGCCAAGCCAGCTTCATCATCGGCGTCGTAAAGACGCAGGACGCCAATACGGCGGACGTGTCCGACGACGTGAAAGACGTGCTTGCCGGTTTCCAGAAGACTGCCGATCTGGATGTGCGCTTGATTCAAGACCAAGGTGCGGATATTAAGCATTCCGTCTCCTCGCTGATTGAAGAAGGCTTGTACGGCGCGCTCTTCTGCGTCATCATTATCTACCTGTTCTTGCGTAATATCCGCGCGACGCTCATTTCTATCATCTCGCTGCCGATTTCGATTTTCGCAACGATCGCACTGATGAATGAGATGGGCTACACGCTGAACATTATGACGCTCGGCGGGATCGCCGTTTCTATCGGACGAATCGTCGACGACAGTATCGTCGTAATCGAGAACATTTACAGATGGCGCCAAGAGAAGGGCAGCGAAATGAACGGCAAAGAACTGGCGTTCCGCGCGACCAGGGAAGTTATCAGTGCGGTCGGTTCTTCCACGATCGCGACGGTTGTCGTGTTCCTGCCGCTTGCGTTCGTTACCGGCATTATCGGCGAATTCTTCCGCCCGTTTGCCATCTCCGTCGTCATTTCAATTCTGTGCTCGCTCCTTGTAGCGATGATGCTCATTCCCGTGCTCGGGGCTAAGTTCTTCAACCGCATTAAGCCGCATAAGGAAGGCGGCCGTTTCATCGCTTCCTACGAACGTCTGATTCGCGGCGCCTTGAAGCGCAAAGCTTGGGTCCTTACGCTGGCGATCGTGCTGCTGCTCGCTTCGTTCGGCACGATTCCGCTGCTTGGCGTAGCGTTCCTGCCGGCAGGCTCCATCGCTTCCATCGCGGTTGACGTGAAGCTTCCGGCCAAGAGCGCGCTCGAGCAGACGAATGCAGTCAGCGAGAAAGTGGAAAGCTACCTGAAAACGCTGAAGGACGTCGACAATTACCAGGCGGTCATCGGCGGCATTGAAAATCCGTTCGTCCAGATCGCGGCCACGAATACCGCGACGTTCAAGGTGCAGTTCAAGGAAGACGCCGACATCGATACGAATGCCGTCATCGACAAGGTTGGCGCGGATCTGAAGGGCATCGTGACGAAGGAAGCGCCGGATGCGACGGTCAACGTCAAGGAAGGCGAACAGAACGGACCGCCTGCGGGCAACGAGGTGCAGGTAAGCTTGTACTCCGATGATCTGAACGCTCTATCCAAAGCGGCCGTCCAAGTTGAGAATTTGATGAAAGCAAACGGCGACGTCAAGGACGTTTCGAATAACTTGAAGGACGTCACGCCGAAATGGGTGCTATCGCTCAATCAGACGGCGAAGGATCTGAACGTTTCTTCGTTCCAAGTGGTTGCTGCCGTGAACGAGCGGCTGCGTCCGGTCGACGTTGGCTCCTACACGCTCGACAGCAAGAACTGGGATATTACGATGGCGTATAAACAGCAGATTACGTCCCAAGCGGAATTAGAGGACATTACGATCCCTACGGCCGCGGGCGTGAAGAAGCTGAGCGACCTGGTCGACGTATCCGTGGCCAATGCGCCCGTGTCGATTAACCACGAAGATGGCAAGACGTACGCGCAGGTCAGCAGTAACGTCAAGGATACAAGCAAGACCGGCGCCGTGACGAAGCGCATCACGTCCGATATCGACAGCCTGTCCCTGCCTCCGAACGTAGATGTGAAAATCGGCGGCGGCTCCGATATGATTAACAGCGGCTTCCAAAGCATCGGTATTGCGATGGGCGCAGCAATCGGACTCGTATTCCTTGTCATGAGCATGACCTTCGGCGGTCTGCGGACGCCGCTTATTATTCTGTCCTCGCTGCTCTTCGTACCGGTCGGTTCGCTTGGCGCGCTGCTCGTTACCGGTAACGCGCTCTCCATGAGTGCGATGATCGGGATGCTGATGCTGGTCGGTATCGTCGTGACGAACGCCGTCGTGCTGCTCGATCGAGTCGAGAAGAACTTCCATTCGGGCATCGAGCTGCGCGAAGCAATTGTCGAAGCTTCCAAGACAAGGCTGAGACCGATCTTGATGACGGCTTGCGCAACGGTTCTGGCACTGCTGCCGCTGGCCCTGTCGAAGTCGTCGACGAGTCTCATCTCCGGCGGCTTGGCCATTACGGTTATCGGCGGTCTCGTCACATCGACGCTGCTTACATTGGTCGTCGTTCCGGTTATTTACGAATTGACGGGCAAGAAGCGCAAGCCGAAGGCAGAAGTGAATTTCTAA